One window of the Nocardia huaxiensis genome contains the following:
- a CDS encoding SDR family NAD(P)-dependent oxidoreductase produces the protein MEISGSAAIITGGASGLGAATAKRFADAGATVFGLDLAQSIERAGDSVPDGVTLIPTDVTSGDEVAAAVAKVVESGVPLRIVVNCAGVGWAGRILSKNGPHDLELFRTVITVNLLGSFNVMRLAAEAIAKTDPVDEYGQRGVIINTASVAAFEGQIGQIAYSASKGGVAGMTIPAARDLAQFGIRVNTIAPGIIDTPMLAGVTEEYRKGLEAGVPFPSRLGRPDEYAQLAQYITEHDYLNGETFRMDGALRMAPR, from the coding sequence GTGGAGATTTCGGGCTCCGCCGCCATCATCACCGGAGGTGCGTCCGGGCTGGGCGCGGCCACCGCAAAGCGCTTCGCCGACGCGGGCGCCACCGTCTTCGGCCTGGACCTGGCGCAGTCGATCGAGCGCGCCGGCGACAGCGTGCCGGACGGCGTCACCCTCATCCCGACCGACGTCACCAGCGGTGACGAGGTGGCCGCCGCGGTCGCCAAGGTCGTGGAATCCGGTGTGCCGCTGCGCATCGTCGTCAACTGTGCCGGTGTGGGCTGGGCGGGACGCATCCTGTCCAAGAACGGCCCGCACGACCTGGAGCTGTTCCGCACCGTCATCACCGTGAACCTGCTCGGTTCCTTCAATGTCATGCGCCTGGCCGCCGAGGCCATCGCCAAGACCGACCCGGTCGACGAGTACGGCCAGCGCGGCGTGATCATCAACACCGCGTCCGTCGCCGCGTTCGAGGGCCAGATCGGCCAGATCGCCTACTCCGCCTCCAAGGGCGGCGTCGCCGGCATGACCATCCCGGCGGCTCGTGACCTGGCGCAGTTCGGCATTCGTGTGAACACCATCGCCCCCGGCATCATCGACACCCCGATGCTCGCCGGCGTCACCGAGGAATACCGCAAGGGCCTCGAGGCGGGCGTGCCCTTCCCGTCCCGCCTGGGCCGCCCGGACGAGTACGCGCAGCTCGCGCAGTACATCACCGAGCACGACTACCTGAACGGCGAGACCTTCCGCATGGACGGCGCCCTCCGCATGGCACCGCGCTGA